The Armatimonadota bacterium genome includes the window TCGCACGGCACGTACACGTCCGGGAGGAAGTGCATCTCGATGCGCACGATCCCATCCCCCTCACAGGCCTCGCACCGACCACCCCGTACGTTGAAGGAGAATCGGCCTGGCTTATAGCCCCGCATCCGGGCCTCCGGCAGCTGCGCAAAAAGCTCCCGGATGAGGTCGAAGGTCTTGGTGTAGGTGGCGGGGTTGCTGCGGGGGGTCCGGCCGATGGGCGACTGGTCGATGTTGATCACTTTGTCCACGAGGTGCGCTCCCTCGATGGCATCGTGGTCGCCCGGCCGAACCCGGGCCCCCATGACCCGCTGGGCCAGGGCCCGGTACAGGATCTCATCCACCAGGGTGGATTTCCCGCTCCCGGAGACCCCGGTGACGCAGAGGAACACCCCCAGGGGGAACGCCACGTCGATGTTCTTCAGGTTGTGCTCCCGGGCTCCCCGCACCACGATGCGCCCTCCTTTAGGCGTGCGGCGGCGCTCCGGCACGGGGATGCGGCGCCTTCCGGAGAGGTATTGTCCCGTGAGGGAACGGGGTTCCCGGATCACGTCCTCCAGGGTTCCACTCACCACGATCTTCCCGCCCTGGGCCCCCGCGCCAGGGCCGATATCCACGATCCAGTCTGCGGCCCGGATGGTGTCCTCGTCGTGCTCCACCACGATCACGGTATTGCCCAGATCTCGCAGCCGCTTGAGGGTCTCGATGAGTCGGTGGTTGTCCCGCTGGTGCAGCCCCACGCTGGGCTCGTCCAGCACATACAGAACCCCCATCAGCCCCGAGCCGATCTGGGTGGCGAGCCGGATCCGCTGGGCCTCCCCACCCGAGAGGGTGTTGGCGGGTCGATCCAGGGTAAGGTAGTCCAGCCCTACGTTCACCAGGAACCCCAACCGGGCCCGCACCTCCTTGAGGACCTGGGCCGCGATGAGGGCCTCCCGATCGGTCAGAGCAAGGTGGTCGAAGAACTCCAGGCACTGCCGTACGGTCATGGCGGTGACTTCCGCGATGTTCTTACCGCCCACCCGCACCGCAAGGCTCTCCCGCCGCAGGCGGGTGCCCTTGCACTCCGGGCAGGGCGTGGTGCTCATGTACCGTTCGATCTCCTCCTTCACGTACTCGGAGTCCGTCTCCCGGTAACGACGCTCCAGGTGGTGCACCACGCCCTCGAAGGTGGTCTCATACACCCGCAGGATGCCGTATCGGTTGCGGTAGCGTACGCGGAGGGGCTCGTCCCACCCATAGAGCAGGGCCCGCAGGAAGGGTTTGGGGAGCTTGCGGAGGGGGGTTTTCGGGTCCACCCCGTGGGCCTGGGCCAGGGCCCGCAGCAGCTCCGTGTAGTACTCGGTCGCGGAGTCTGCCCAGGGCACCACCGCACCCTCCAGCAGGGGTTTGTCTGGGTCCAGCACGAGGTCCGGGTCGATCTCCTGCCGGAACCCGAGCCCCGAGCAGGCGGGACAGGCTCCATAGGGGCTGTTGAAGGAGAAGATCCGGGGTTCAACCTCCGGGAGGGTGGTGCCGTGCTCCGGGCAGGCAAACGCGGTGGAGAACACCTGGACTTCCTCGGATCCGTCCGGGTGCTCCCGCCACACGTGCACGAGCCCCTGGCCGAGTTTGAGCGCCGTCTCCAGGGAGTCGTGCAGGCGGGAGCGGATGTCTGGACGGACCACCAGTCGGTCCACCACCACCTCGATGTCGTGCTTGCGGTTCCGGTCCAGGGAGATCTCCTCCCCCAGTTCGTACAGCACCCCGTCCACCCGCACCCGCACGAATCCCTGCCGCCGCAGGTCCTCAAACAGCTGCCGGTACTCACCCTTGCGGCCCCGCACGACGGGGCCCATCACGTAGATCCGGGTGCCCTCCGGGAGGGCGAGGATGCGGTCCGCGATCTGCTCCGGGGTCTGGCGGGCGATGGGACGGTCGCACGCCGGACAGTGGGGCTGCCCGATGCGGGCGAACAGCAACCGCAGGTAATCGTAGATCTCCGTGACCGTCCCCATGGTGGACCGAGGATTGCGGGGGGCACCCTTCTGATCGATGGAGACCGCGGGGGACAATCCCTCGATGGCATCCACATCTGGCTTCTCCATGAGGCCCAGGAACTGCCGGGCATAGGCGGATAGGGACTCCACGTACCGACGCTGCCCCTCCGCATAGATGGTGTCGAAGGCCAGGGTGGACTTCCCGGAGCCCGAGATCCCCGTGAACACCACCAGCCTCTCCCGGGGGATCTCCACGGTGAGGTTCTTCAGATTGTGCTCCCGCGCGCCCCGTACG containing:
- the uvrA gene encoding excinuclease ABC subunit UvrA — protein: MPLDRIIVRGAREHNLKNLTVEIPRERLVVFTGISGSGKSTLAFDTIYAEGQRRYVESLSAYARQFLGLMEKPDVDAIEGLSPAVSIDQKGAPRNPRSTMGTVTEIYDYLRLLFARIGQPHCPACDRPIARQTPEQIADRILALPEGTRIYVMGPVVRGRKGEYRQLFEDLRRQGFVRVRVDGVLYELGEEISLDRNRKHDIEVVVDRLVVRPDIRSRLHDSLETALKLGQGLVHVWREHPDGSEEVQVFSTAFACPEHGTTLPEVEPRIFSFNSPYGACPACSGLGFRQEIDPDLVLDPDKPLLEGAVVPWADSATEYYTELLRALAQAHGVDPKTPLRKLPKPFLRALLYGWDEPLRVRYRNRYGILRVYETTFEGVVHHLERRYRETDSEYVKEEIERYMSTTPCPECKGTRLRRESLAVRVGGKNIAEVTAMTVRQCLEFFDHLALTDREALIAAQVLKEVRARLGFLVNVGLDYLTLDRPANTLSGGEAQRIRLATQIGSGLMGVLYVLDEPSVGLHQRDNHRLIETLKRLRDLGNTVIVVEHDEDTIRAADWIVDIGPGAGAQGGKIVVSGTLEDVIREPRSLTGQYLSGRRRIPVPERRRTPKGGRIVVRGAREHNLKNIDVAFPLGVFLCVTGVSGSGKSTLVDEILYRALAQRVMGARVRPGDHDAIEGAHLVDKVINIDQSPIGRTPRSNPATYTKTFDLIRELFAQLPEARMRGYKPGRFSFNVRGGRCEACEGDGIVRIEMHFLPDVYVPCEVCKGKRYNRETLQVLYKGKSIADVLEMTVDEALEFFGSIPRLRHKLQTLHDVGLGYIKLGQPATTLSGGEAQRVKLAAELSRRDTGRTLYVLDEPTVGLHFADVERLLQVLHRLVDAGNTVIVIEHNLDVIKTADWIIDLGPEGGDQGGWVIAEGTPEEVAAQDHSYTGQFLRKVLDPEKVEAARRSLQARGAMPEAMAGARWRP